The Rubidibacter lacunae KORDI 51-2 genome includes a region encoding these proteins:
- the rfbC gene encoding dTDP-4-dehydrorhamnose 3,5-epimerase, which yields MQVIPTAIPDVVVLEPEVYGDDRGFFSESYNRNGFNAAIGREVEFVQDNHSRSARNVLRGLHYQIQQAQGKLVRVVTGDVLDVAVDLRRSSPTFGRWVSCRVSADNKRQMWVPEGFAHGFYVLSEFADFLYKTTNYYAPQHERSLLWNDPEVGVVWSEEPIAPVLSRKDREGKPLSVAEVYP from the coding sequence GTGCAAGTAATCCCGACTGCAATTCCCGATGTGGTCGTGCTCGAACCGGAGGTGTATGGCGACGATCGCGGTTTCTTCAGCGAAAGCTATAACCGTAACGGTTTCAACGCGGCTATCGGACGCGAGGTAGAGTTCGTCCAGGACAATCACTCGCGATCGGCGCGCAACGTTCTGCGCGGACTGCACTATCAAATTCAGCAGGCACAAGGCAAGTTGGTGCGGGTAGTTACTGGAGACGTGCTGGATGTCGCCGTGGACTTGCGCCGGAGCTCGCCGACGTTTGGTCGGTGGGTTAGCTGCCGAGTGAGTGCGGACAACAAACGGCAGATGTGGGTACCGGAAGGCTTTGCGCACGGATTTTACGTGCTATCAGAATTTGCCGACTTTCTCTACAAAACCACGAACTACTATGCGCCGCAGCACGAACGCTCGCTGCTGTGGAACGACCCCGAGGTCGGCGTCGTGTGGTCCGAGGAACCGATTGCACCCGTGCTCTCGCGCAAAGATCGCGAAGGCAAGCCCCTGAGTGTAGCGGAGGTGTATCCGTGA